The following coding sequences are from one Musa acuminata AAA Group cultivar baxijiao chromosome BXJ1-6, Cavendish_Baxijiao_AAA, whole genome shotgun sequence window:
- the LOC103988798 gene encoding large ribosomal subunit protein eL33w, whose protein sequence is MVKGRQGERVRLYVRGTILGYKRSKSNQYENTSLVQIEGVNTKEEVAWYCGKRMAYIYKAKTKTKGTRYRCIWGKVTRPHGNSGVIRAKFKSNLPPKSMGGKVRVFMYPSNI, encoded by the exons ATGGTGAAGGGGCGGCAAGGCGAGCGCGTGAG GTTGTACGTTCGCGGGACGATCCTCGGTTACAAGAG ATCGAAGTCCAACCAGTACGAGAACACCTCGCTGGTGCAGATCGAGGGCGTGAACACCAAGGAGGAGGTGGCATGGTACTGCGGTAAGAGGATGGCGTACATCTACAAGGCGAAGACGAAGACCAAGGGGACGCGGTACCGGTGCATCTGGGGCAAGGTCACGCGCCCACACGGCAACAGCGGCGTCATCCGTGCCAAGTTCAAGTCCAACCTCCCGCCTAAATCCATG GGTGGAAAAGTCAGGGTTTTCATGTATCCCAGCAACATCTGA